The following are encoded together in the Phyllopteryx taeniolatus isolate TA_2022b chromosome 21, UOR_Ptae_1.2, whole genome shotgun sequence genome:
- the pex1 gene encoding peroxisome biogenesis factor 1 isoform X1: protein MSSGIQPVTVVFSNAKNCFLHLPAKLISHLSLSEIQALELSGSHDGPSVFLSWTLSRGSTGSDGRRVELCGRLAEKLGLRDGQEGFLRPCRQVSSARRAFVEPLSADDWEILELHSDALEQRLLDQIRVVFPDAVFPVWVDDHTVIYIRIASLSPPAPYGRLEPFTELVVTPKKHAGRPERRPQPRSDPPSTPGPRLKTAPPTSERRAGVADLQSLFSYVTGGERDEAKEPPSVPDVPALLADALYRVCGVPPPPLAAAGAAWQAAEALHVFPLSSTWDEDVAGGQPALTYGLLSEVLSPVERAEAEKKKNVAGEEVKGQEVKAQEATVVRLMCHDLDELRRHTEGSIHCGRVWIPPAAAAGLHVVPHSTVRIEPVRSAVKVASSVRLRPRKPPAEAADAEEDAIPTAFLDWLHARTHRPLACLTPRAGRVLLHARGGDSFPRVFKSRLPFFLFVRRLISVARHLITRSLAARFECWEKVAPSGGRSTWSPGLFLFRHVRICHHGAATRTGRRAGHAGSAVSALAFRLAEETHPVREPASAPPAEVEPPERDLPSLASLGGVDELSRRSFEFISHCLLATPLARELLGVVGRGLKGGALLVTGARGSGKSALSRALCRKAADDLDAHVEVLECKKLQGGPLKKSSTHCAVFLVVFIFEMKLSPGKRAQTIRQTLRDVFTRAEWRQPSVVLLDDLDHVTRAPASPEHEHGPEALLHLHVAQSLMDLADEMVERDNLVCLMATSENERSLHGTLTQVQGTHFFQAFARIRAPDRAQREDILCRAIRARCDSGDTDPAAVAKETEGYLPQDLLLLLERALHANVARQQQNDCHDARLSQRDFAEAREGFTPPSLWGADLRGPGGGGLESVGGLTEVRQQLMDTVLLPAKYPVLFSKLPIRHRSGVLLYGAPGTGKTLLARAVAKESAMNFIGIKGPELLSKYIGASERAVRDVFQRAQAAKPCVVFFDEFDSLAPRRGHDSTGVTDRVVNQLLTQLDGAEGLQGVYVLAATSRPDLIDPALLRPGRLDKSLYCPPPGKEDRAAILKVLSAGVTLAADVDLDELAARTEGFTGADLKALLYNAQLEALDGSPDASVSRETTCDMSLSSMVFPNNGSGSDEPVDNNGGGGPQPTELQVTGKQQNGGDVWRLYFGSSVESECAEGSGVSGQDLDVRNPESSSSPPPLSVPSLQSGFRELQRDVACIKLNHRRANGERARVQATSSQPGFLLRRCHVLAALGATRPSLGKDDWGRYATLYGAFSGGRTATQTFRPGQRVTLA, encoded by the exons ATTCAGGCCTTGGAGTTGTCCGGCAGCCACGACGGCCCCTCGGTGTTCCTCAGCTGGACCCTGAGCCGTGGCTCGACCGGCTCCGACGGCCGCCGCGTGGAGCTGTGCGGGCGGCTCGCAGAGAAGCTGGGCCTGCGGGACGGCCAGGAG GGCTTCTTGAGGCCGTGTCGGCAGGTGTCGTCGGCGCGGCGAGCGTTCGTGGAGCCGCTGTCGGCCGATGACTGGGAGATCTTG GAGCTCCACAGCGACGCGCTCGAGCAGCGGCTTTTGGATCAGATCAGAGTGGTCTTCCCAGATGCCGTTTTCCCCGTGTGGGTCGACGATCATACAGTCATCTACATCCgcatag CGTCCTTGTCGCCTCCGGCGCCTTACGGTCGCCTGGAGCCCTTCACCGAGCTCGTCGTGACTCCCAAGAAGCACGCCGGCCGCCCCGAGCGGCGGCCTCAGCCCCGCTCGGACCCGCCGTCTACACCTGGACCACGCTTGAAAACCGCCCCCCCTACGAGTGAGCGGCGGGCCGGCGTAGCGGACCTCCAAAGTCTGTTTAGCTATGTGACGGGAGGCGAGCGCGACGAAGCCAAGGAGCCCCCGTCAGTACCGGACGTCCCCGCCTTGCTCGCGGACGCCCTCTACCGAGTATGCGGCGTGCCACCGCCGCCTCTCGCCGCCGCCGGCGCGGCGTGGCAGGCGGCGGAGGCGCTTCACGTCTTCCCGTTGAGCAGCACGTGGGACGAAGACGTCGCCGGAGGTCAGCCCGCGCTGACGTACGGCCTGCTGTCCGAAGTGCTCTCGCCCGTGGAGAGAGCGGAggcggagaagaagaagaatgtggcAGGAGAGGAGGTGAAAGGTCAAGAGGTGAAAGCGCAGGAGGCCACGGTGGTGCGCTTGATGTGCCACGACCTCGATGAGCTAAGGCGGCACACGGAGGGAAGCATCCACTGTGGGAGAGTCTGG ATCCCGCCGGCCGCGGCCGCCGGGCTGCACGTCGTCCCGCACTCGACGGTCAGAATCGAGCCGGTGAGATCGGCCGTCAAAGTGGCGTCCTCCGTTCGACTGCGGCCTCGAAAACCGCCG GCCGAGGCGGCGGATGCTGAGGAGGACGCGATCCCGACCGCCTTCCTGGACTGGCTGCACGCTCGGACTCACCGACCTTTGGCCTGCTTGACGCCACGAGCCGGCCGCGTCCTCCTCCACGCTCGCGGCGGTGATTCATTTCCGCGTGTCTTTAAAAGCCGTCTGCCGTTTTTTCTTTTCGTACGCAGGCTGATTTCAGTCGCGAGGCACCTGATCACGCGATCGTTGGCTGCACGTTTTGAATGTTGGGAAAAagtggcgccatctggtggacgCAGTACATGGTCTCCTGGCCTTTTTCTTTTCAGACACGTTAGAATTTGCCATCACGGTGCTGCGACCAGAACCGGAAGGAGAGCGGGACACGCCGGATCAGCTGTTTCTGCTCTCGCCTTCCGTCTTGCAGAAGAAACGCATCCAG TCCGAGAACCAGCGTCCGCGCCACCCGCTGAAGTCGAACCGCCAGAACGAGATCTTCCCTCTCTAGCGTCCTTGGG TGGCGTGGACGAGCTGAGCAGGCGGAGCTTTGAATTCATCTCGCACTGCCTGCTGGCGACACCTTTGGCCAGAGAGCTGCTGGGCGTCGTCGGGCGAGGACTCAAAGGCGGAGCGCTGCTCGTCACCGGTGCAAGA GGCAGCGGAAAGAGCGCCCTGTCTCGCGCCCTCTGCAGGAAAGCAGCAGACGACCTGGACGCGCACGTCGAAGTGCTGGAGTGTAAAAAGTTACAAGGTGGTCCTCTAAAGAAGTCGTCCACGCACTGCGCTGTCTTTTTAGTTGTCTTCATTTTTGAGATGAAATTATCCCCAGGCAAAAGGGCGCAGACGATTCGCCAGACGCTGCGCGACGTTTTCACGCGGGCGGAATGGAGGCAGCCCTCCGTGGTCCTGCTCGACGACTTGGATCACGTGACCCGGGCGCCCGCCTCGCCCGAGCACGAGCACGGACCCGAGGCGCTGCTGCACCTGCACGTCGCACAGA GTTTGATGGACCTGGCGGACGAGATGGTGGAACGCGACAATCTCGTGTGTTTGATGGCGACCAGCGAGAATGAGCGCTCCTTGCACGGCACGCTCACACAAGTGCAAGGAACGCACTTCTTCCAGGCCTTCGCACGCATACGAGCGCCCGACCGG gCGCAGAGAGAGGACATCCTTTGCCGCGCGATCCGAGCCAGGTGCGACTCCGGCGACACGGACCCGGCCGCCGTCGCCAAGGAGACTGAGGGCTACCTGCCGCAagatctgctgctgctgctggagcgGGCGCTCCACGCCAACGTCGCACGCCAGCAACAGAACGACTGCCACG ACGCACGTTTGTCACAGCGGGACTTCGCCGAGGCCCGCGAGGGCTTCACGCCGCCGTCCCTGTGGGGGGCCGACCTCCGCGGTCCCGGCGGAGGCGGGCTGGAGTCGGTGGGGGGGCTGACGGAGGTGCGGCAGCAGTTGATGGACACCGTCTTGCTCCCTGCCAAG TATCCCGTCCTGTTCTCCAAGCTTCCCATCCGCCATCGCTCAGGAGTTCTGCTCTACGGAGCTCCGGGCACCGGAAAGACGCTTCTGGCGCGAGCCGTCGCCAAGGAGAGCGCCATGAACTTCATCGGCATCaaa GGTCCGGAGCTTCTGAGCAAATACATCGGAGCGAGCGAGCGGGCGGTGCGAGACGTCTTCCAGAG GGCGCAGGCGGCAAAGCCTTGCGTGGTCTTCTTTGACGAGTTCGACTCCTTGGCGCCCAGGAGGGGTCACGACAGTACGGGCGTGACGGACCGCGTCGTCAACCAGCTGCTGACTCAGCTGGACGGCGCCGAGGGACTGCAAG GCGTTTACGTGCTGGCCGCCACCAGTCGCCCAGACCTGATCGACCCGGCCCTGCTGCGTCCGGGCCGGCTGGACAAGTCCCTCTACTGCCCCCCGCCCGGGAAG GAGGATCGCGCGGCCATCCTGAAGGTTCTGAGCGCCGGCGTCACCTTGGCCGCCGACGTGGACCTGGACGAGCTGGCGGCGCGGACCGAAGGCTTCACCGGCGCCGACCTGAAAGCGCTGCTCTACAACGCCCAGCTGGAGGCGCTCGACGGCAGCCCGGACGCCAGCGTGTCGCGT GAGACGACGTGCGACATGAGCCTGTCGTCCATGGTGTTCCCGAACAACGGCAGCGGTTCCGATGAGCCGGTGGACAacaacggcggcggcggcccgcAGCCCACCGAGCTTCAAGTGACGGGCAAACAACAAAATGGTGGTGACGTTTGGCGACTTTACTTCGGAAGCTCCGTTGAGTCCGAGTGTGCTGAAGGGAGT GGTGTCTCTGGACAGGACTTGGACGTTCGGAACCCCGAGTCCAGTTCTTCGCCGCCCCCCCTCTCCGTGCCCTCCCTCCAGAGCGGCTTCCGGGAACTCCAGCGGGACGTCGCATGCATCAAACTCAACCACCGCAGAGCCAAT GGGGAGCGCGCGCGTGTCCAGGCCACCTCCAGCCAACCGGGCTTCCTGCTGCGTCGCTGCCACGTGCTCGCCGCTCTGGGCGCCACCAGGCCGTCGCTGGGCAAGGACGACTGGGGCAGATACGCGACGCT GTACGGGGCTTTTTCAGGAGGCAGAACCGCCACGCAGACGTTCCGACCAGGACAACGCGTGACATTAGCGTGA
- the pex1 gene encoding peroxisome biogenesis factor 1 isoform X4 has product MSSGIQPVTVVFSNAKNCFLHLPAKLISHLSLSEIQALELSGSHDGPSVFLSWTLSRGSTGSDGRRVELCGRLAEKLGLRDGQEGFLRPCRQVSSARRAFVEPLSADDWEILELHSDALEQRLLDQIRVVFPDAVFPVWVDDHTVIYIRIASLSPPAPYGRLEPFTELVVTPKKHAGRPERRPQPRSDPPSTPGPRLKTAPPTSERRAGVADLQSLFSYVTGGERDEAKEPPSVPDVPALLADALYRVCGVPPPPLAAAGAAWQAAEALHVFPLSSTWDEDVAGGQPALTYGLLSEVLSPVERAEAEKKKNVAGEEVKGQEVKAQEATVVRLMCHDLDELRRHTEGSIHCGRVWIPPAAAAGLHVVPHSTVRIEPVRSAVKVASSVRLRPRKPPAEAADAEEDAIPTAFLDWLHARTHRPLACLTPRAGRVLLHARGDTLEFAITVLRPEPEGERDTPDQLFLLSPSVLQKKRIQVVREPASAPPAEVEPPERDLPSLASLGGVDELSRRSFEFISHCLLATPLARELLGVVGRGLKGGALLVTGARGSGKSALSRALCRKAADDLDAHVEVLECKKLQGKRAQTIRQTLRDVFTRAEWRQPSVVLLDDLDHVTRAPASPEHEHGPEALLHLHVAQSLMDLADEMVERDNLVCLMATSENERSLHGTLTQVQGTHFFQAFARIRAPDRAQREDILCRAIRARCDSGDTDPAAVAKETEGYLPQDLLLLLERALHANVARQQQNDCHDARLSQRDFAEAREGFTPPSLWGADLRGPGGGGLESVGGLTEVRQQLMDTVLLPAKYPVLFSKLPIRHRSGVLLYGAPGTGKTLLARAVAKESAMNFIGIKGPELLSKYIGASERAVRDVFQRAQAAKPCVVFFDEFDSLAPRRGHDSTGVTDRVVNQLLTQLDGAEGLQGVYVLAATSRPDLIDPALLRPGRLDKSLYCPPPGKEDRAAILKVLSAGVTLAADVDLDELAARTEGFTGADLKALLYNAQLEALDGSPDASVSRETTCDMSLSSMVFPNNGSGSDEPVDNNGGGGPQPTELQVTGKQQNGGDVWRLYFGSSVESECAEGSGVSGQDLDVRNPESSSSPPPLSVPSLQSGFRELQRDVACIKLNHRRANGERARVQATSSQPGFLLRRCHVLAALGATRPSLGKDDWGRYATLYGAFSGGRTATQTFRPGQRVTLA; this is encoded by the exons ATTCAGGCCTTGGAGTTGTCCGGCAGCCACGACGGCCCCTCGGTGTTCCTCAGCTGGACCCTGAGCCGTGGCTCGACCGGCTCCGACGGCCGCCGCGTGGAGCTGTGCGGGCGGCTCGCAGAGAAGCTGGGCCTGCGGGACGGCCAGGAG GGCTTCTTGAGGCCGTGTCGGCAGGTGTCGTCGGCGCGGCGAGCGTTCGTGGAGCCGCTGTCGGCCGATGACTGGGAGATCTTG GAGCTCCACAGCGACGCGCTCGAGCAGCGGCTTTTGGATCAGATCAGAGTGGTCTTCCCAGATGCCGTTTTCCCCGTGTGGGTCGACGATCATACAGTCATCTACATCCgcatag CGTCCTTGTCGCCTCCGGCGCCTTACGGTCGCCTGGAGCCCTTCACCGAGCTCGTCGTGACTCCCAAGAAGCACGCCGGCCGCCCCGAGCGGCGGCCTCAGCCCCGCTCGGACCCGCCGTCTACACCTGGACCACGCTTGAAAACCGCCCCCCCTACGAGTGAGCGGCGGGCCGGCGTAGCGGACCTCCAAAGTCTGTTTAGCTATGTGACGGGAGGCGAGCGCGACGAAGCCAAGGAGCCCCCGTCAGTACCGGACGTCCCCGCCTTGCTCGCGGACGCCCTCTACCGAGTATGCGGCGTGCCACCGCCGCCTCTCGCCGCCGCCGGCGCGGCGTGGCAGGCGGCGGAGGCGCTTCACGTCTTCCCGTTGAGCAGCACGTGGGACGAAGACGTCGCCGGAGGTCAGCCCGCGCTGACGTACGGCCTGCTGTCCGAAGTGCTCTCGCCCGTGGAGAGAGCGGAggcggagaagaagaagaatgtggcAGGAGAGGAGGTGAAAGGTCAAGAGGTGAAAGCGCAGGAGGCCACGGTGGTGCGCTTGATGTGCCACGACCTCGATGAGCTAAGGCGGCACACGGAGGGAAGCATCCACTGTGGGAGAGTCTGG ATCCCGCCGGCCGCGGCCGCCGGGCTGCACGTCGTCCCGCACTCGACGGTCAGAATCGAGCCGGTGAGATCGGCCGTCAAAGTGGCGTCCTCCGTTCGACTGCGGCCTCGAAAACCGCCG GCCGAGGCGGCGGATGCTGAGGAGGACGCGATCCCGACCGCCTTCCTGGACTGGCTGCACGCTCGGACTCACCGACCTTTGGCCTGCTTGACGCCACGAGCCGGCCGCGTCCTCCTCCACGCTCGCGGCG ACACGTTAGAATTTGCCATCACGGTGCTGCGACCAGAACCGGAAGGAGAGCGGGACACGCCGGATCAGCTGTTTCTGCTCTCGCCTTCCGTCTTGCAGAAGAAACGCATCCAG GTAGTCCGAGAACCAGCGTCCGCGCCACCCGCTGAAGTCGAACCGCCAGAACGAGATCTTCCCTCTCTAGCGTCCTTGGG TGGCGTGGACGAGCTGAGCAGGCGGAGCTTTGAATTCATCTCGCACTGCCTGCTGGCGACACCTTTGGCCAGAGAGCTGCTGGGCGTCGTCGGGCGAGGACTCAAAGGCGGAGCGCTGCTCGTCACCGGTGCAAGA GGCAGCGGAAAGAGCGCCCTGTCTCGCGCCCTCTGCAGGAAAGCAGCAGACGACCTGGACGCGCACGTCGAAGTGCTGGAGTGTAAAAAGTTACAAG GCAAAAGGGCGCAGACGATTCGCCAGACGCTGCGCGACGTTTTCACGCGGGCGGAATGGAGGCAGCCCTCCGTGGTCCTGCTCGACGACTTGGATCACGTGACCCGGGCGCCCGCCTCGCCCGAGCACGAGCACGGACCCGAGGCGCTGCTGCACCTGCACGTCGCACAGA GTTTGATGGACCTGGCGGACGAGATGGTGGAACGCGACAATCTCGTGTGTTTGATGGCGACCAGCGAGAATGAGCGCTCCTTGCACGGCACGCTCACACAAGTGCAAGGAACGCACTTCTTCCAGGCCTTCGCACGCATACGAGCGCCCGACCGG gCGCAGAGAGAGGACATCCTTTGCCGCGCGATCCGAGCCAGGTGCGACTCCGGCGACACGGACCCGGCCGCCGTCGCCAAGGAGACTGAGGGCTACCTGCCGCAagatctgctgctgctgctggagcgGGCGCTCCACGCCAACGTCGCACGCCAGCAACAGAACGACTGCCACG ACGCACGTTTGTCACAGCGGGACTTCGCCGAGGCCCGCGAGGGCTTCACGCCGCCGTCCCTGTGGGGGGCCGACCTCCGCGGTCCCGGCGGAGGCGGGCTGGAGTCGGTGGGGGGGCTGACGGAGGTGCGGCAGCAGTTGATGGACACCGTCTTGCTCCCTGCCAAG TATCCCGTCCTGTTCTCCAAGCTTCCCATCCGCCATCGCTCAGGAGTTCTGCTCTACGGAGCTCCGGGCACCGGAAAGACGCTTCTGGCGCGAGCCGTCGCCAAGGAGAGCGCCATGAACTTCATCGGCATCaaa GGTCCGGAGCTTCTGAGCAAATACATCGGAGCGAGCGAGCGGGCGGTGCGAGACGTCTTCCAGAG GGCGCAGGCGGCAAAGCCTTGCGTGGTCTTCTTTGACGAGTTCGACTCCTTGGCGCCCAGGAGGGGTCACGACAGTACGGGCGTGACGGACCGCGTCGTCAACCAGCTGCTGACTCAGCTGGACGGCGCCGAGGGACTGCAAG GCGTTTACGTGCTGGCCGCCACCAGTCGCCCAGACCTGATCGACCCGGCCCTGCTGCGTCCGGGCCGGCTGGACAAGTCCCTCTACTGCCCCCCGCCCGGGAAG GAGGATCGCGCGGCCATCCTGAAGGTTCTGAGCGCCGGCGTCACCTTGGCCGCCGACGTGGACCTGGACGAGCTGGCGGCGCGGACCGAAGGCTTCACCGGCGCCGACCTGAAAGCGCTGCTCTACAACGCCCAGCTGGAGGCGCTCGACGGCAGCCCGGACGCCAGCGTGTCGCGT GAGACGACGTGCGACATGAGCCTGTCGTCCATGGTGTTCCCGAACAACGGCAGCGGTTCCGATGAGCCGGTGGACAacaacggcggcggcggcccgcAGCCCACCGAGCTTCAAGTGACGGGCAAACAACAAAATGGTGGTGACGTTTGGCGACTTTACTTCGGAAGCTCCGTTGAGTCCGAGTGTGCTGAAGGGAGT GGTGTCTCTGGACAGGACTTGGACGTTCGGAACCCCGAGTCCAGTTCTTCGCCGCCCCCCCTCTCCGTGCCCTCCCTCCAGAGCGGCTTCCGGGAACTCCAGCGGGACGTCGCATGCATCAAACTCAACCACCGCAGAGCCAAT GGGGAGCGCGCGCGTGTCCAGGCCACCTCCAGCCAACCGGGCTTCCTGCTGCGTCGCTGCCACGTGCTCGCCGCTCTGGGCGCCACCAGGCCGTCGCTGGGCAAGGACGACTGGGGCAGATACGCGACGCT GTACGGGGCTTTTTCAGGAGGCAGAACCGCCACGCAGACGTTCCGACCAGGACAACGCGTGACATTAGCGTGA
- the pex1 gene encoding peroxisome biogenesis factor 1 isoform X3, with the protein MSSGIQPVTVVFSNAKNCFLHLPAKLISHLSLSEIQALELSGSHDGPSVFLSWTLSRGSTGSDGRRVELCGRLAEKLGLRDGQEGFLRPCRQVSSARRAFVEPLSADDWEILELHSDALEQRLLDQIRVVFPDAVFPVWVDDHTVIYIRIASLSPPAPYGRLEPFTELVVTPKKHAGRPERRPQPRSDPPSTPGPRLKTAPPTSERRAGVADLQSLFSYVTGGERDEAKEPPSVPDVPALLADALYRVCGVPPPPLAAAGAAWQAAEALHVFPLSSTWDEDVAGGQPALTYGLLSEVLSPVERAEAEKKKNVAGEEVKGQEVKAQEATVVRLMCHDLDELRRHTEGSIHCGRVWIPPAAAAGLHVVPHSTVRIEPVRSAVKVASSVRLRPRKPPAEAADAEEDAIPTAFLDWLHARTHRPLACLTPRAGRVLLHARGDTLEFAITVLRPEPEGERDTPDQLFLLSPSVLQKKRIQVVREPASAPPAEVEPPERDLPSLASLGGVDELSRRSFEFISHCLLATPLARELLGVVGRGLKGGALLVTGARGSGKSALSRALCRKAADDLDAHVEVLECKKLQGGPLKKSSTHCAVFLVVFIFEMKLSPGKRAQTIRQTLRDVFTRAEWRQPSVVLLDDLDHVTRAPASPEHEHGPEALLHLHVAQSLMDLADEMVERDNLVCLMATSENERSLHGTLTQVQGTHFFQAFARIRAPDRAQREDILCRAIRARCDSGDTDPAAVAKETEGYLPQDLLLLLERALHANVARQQQNDCHDARLSQRDFAEAREGFTPPSLWGADLRGPGGGGLESVGGLTEVRQQLMDTVLLPAKYPVLFSKLPIRHRSGVLLYGAPGTGKTLLARAVAKESAMNFIGIKGPELLSKYIGASERAVRDVFQRAQAAKPCVVFFDEFDSLAPRRGHDSTGVTDRVVNQLLTQLDGAEGLQGVYVLAATSRPDLIDPALLRPGRLDKSLYCPPPGKEDRAAILKVLSAGVTLAADVDLDELAARTEGFTGADLKALLYNAQLEALDGSPDASVSRETTCDMSLSSMVFPNNGSGSDEPVDNNGGGGPQPTELQVTGKQQNGGDVWRLYFGSSVESECAEGSGVSGQDLDVRNPESSSSPPPLSVPSLQSGFRELQRDVACIKLNHRRANGERARVQATSSQPGFLLRRCHVLAALGATRPSLGKDDWGRYATLYGAFSGGRTATQTFRPGQRVTLA; encoded by the exons ATTCAGGCCTTGGAGTTGTCCGGCAGCCACGACGGCCCCTCGGTGTTCCTCAGCTGGACCCTGAGCCGTGGCTCGACCGGCTCCGACGGCCGCCGCGTGGAGCTGTGCGGGCGGCTCGCAGAGAAGCTGGGCCTGCGGGACGGCCAGGAG GGCTTCTTGAGGCCGTGTCGGCAGGTGTCGTCGGCGCGGCGAGCGTTCGTGGAGCCGCTGTCGGCCGATGACTGGGAGATCTTG GAGCTCCACAGCGACGCGCTCGAGCAGCGGCTTTTGGATCAGATCAGAGTGGTCTTCCCAGATGCCGTTTTCCCCGTGTGGGTCGACGATCATACAGTCATCTACATCCgcatag CGTCCTTGTCGCCTCCGGCGCCTTACGGTCGCCTGGAGCCCTTCACCGAGCTCGTCGTGACTCCCAAGAAGCACGCCGGCCGCCCCGAGCGGCGGCCTCAGCCCCGCTCGGACCCGCCGTCTACACCTGGACCACGCTTGAAAACCGCCCCCCCTACGAGTGAGCGGCGGGCCGGCGTAGCGGACCTCCAAAGTCTGTTTAGCTATGTGACGGGAGGCGAGCGCGACGAAGCCAAGGAGCCCCCGTCAGTACCGGACGTCCCCGCCTTGCTCGCGGACGCCCTCTACCGAGTATGCGGCGTGCCACCGCCGCCTCTCGCCGCCGCCGGCGCGGCGTGGCAGGCGGCGGAGGCGCTTCACGTCTTCCCGTTGAGCAGCACGTGGGACGAAGACGTCGCCGGAGGTCAGCCCGCGCTGACGTACGGCCTGCTGTCCGAAGTGCTCTCGCCCGTGGAGAGAGCGGAggcggagaagaagaagaatgtggcAGGAGAGGAGGTGAAAGGTCAAGAGGTGAAAGCGCAGGAGGCCACGGTGGTGCGCTTGATGTGCCACGACCTCGATGAGCTAAGGCGGCACACGGAGGGAAGCATCCACTGTGGGAGAGTCTGG ATCCCGCCGGCCGCGGCCGCCGGGCTGCACGTCGTCCCGCACTCGACGGTCAGAATCGAGCCGGTGAGATCGGCCGTCAAAGTGGCGTCCTCCGTTCGACTGCGGCCTCGAAAACCGCCG GCCGAGGCGGCGGATGCTGAGGAGGACGCGATCCCGACCGCCTTCCTGGACTGGCTGCACGCTCGGACTCACCGACCTTTGGCCTGCTTGACGCCACGAGCCGGCCGCGTCCTCCTCCACGCTCGCGGCG ACACGTTAGAATTTGCCATCACGGTGCTGCGACCAGAACCGGAAGGAGAGCGGGACACGCCGGATCAGCTGTTTCTGCTCTCGCCTTCCGTCTTGCAGAAGAAACGCATCCAG GTAGTCCGAGAACCAGCGTCCGCGCCACCCGCTGAAGTCGAACCGCCAGAACGAGATCTTCCCTCTCTAGCGTCCTTGGG TGGCGTGGACGAGCTGAGCAGGCGGAGCTTTGAATTCATCTCGCACTGCCTGCTGGCGACACCTTTGGCCAGAGAGCTGCTGGGCGTCGTCGGGCGAGGACTCAAAGGCGGAGCGCTGCTCGTCACCGGTGCAAGA GGCAGCGGAAAGAGCGCCCTGTCTCGCGCCCTCTGCAGGAAAGCAGCAGACGACCTGGACGCGCACGTCGAAGTGCTGGAGTGTAAAAAGTTACAAGGTGGTCCTCTAAAGAAGTCGTCCACGCACTGCGCTGTCTTTTTAGTTGTCTTCATTTTTGAGATGAAATTATCCCCAGGCAAAAGGGCGCAGACGATTCGCCAGACGCTGCGCGACGTTTTCACGCGGGCGGAATGGAGGCAGCCCTCCGTGGTCCTGCTCGACGACTTGGATCACGTGACCCGGGCGCCCGCCTCGCCCGAGCACGAGCACGGACCCGAGGCGCTGCTGCACCTGCACGTCGCACAGA GTTTGATGGACCTGGCGGACGAGATGGTGGAACGCGACAATCTCGTGTGTTTGATGGCGACCAGCGAGAATGAGCGCTCCTTGCACGGCACGCTCACACAAGTGCAAGGAACGCACTTCTTCCAGGCCTTCGCACGCATACGAGCGCCCGACCGG gCGCAGAGAGAGGACATCCTTTGCCGCGCGATCCGAGCCAGGTGCGACTCCGGCGACACGGACCCGGCCGCCGTCGCCAAGGAGACTGAGGGCTACCTGCCGCAagatctgctgctgctgctggagcgGGCGCTCCACGCCAACGTCGCACGCCAGCAACAGAACGACTGCCACG ACGCACGTTTGTCACAGCGGGACTTCGCCGAGGCCCGCGAGGGCTTCACGCCGCCGTCCCTGTGGGGGGCCGACCTCCGCGGTCCCGGCGGAGGCGGGCTGGAGTCGGTGGGGGGGCTGACGGAGGTGCGGCAGCAGTTGATGGACACCGTCTTGCTCCCTGCCAAG TATCCCGTCCTGTTCTCCAAGCTTCCCATCCGCCATCGCTCAGGAGTTCTGCTCTACGGAGCTCCGGGCACCGGAAAGACGCTTCTGGCGCGAGCCGTCGCCAAGGAGAGCGCCATGAACTTCATCGGCATCaaa GGTCCGGAGCTTCTGAGCAAATACATCGGAGCGAGCGAGCGGGCGGTGCGAGACGTCTTCCAGAG GGCGCAGGCGGCAAAGCCTTGCGTGGTCTTCTTTGACGAGTTCGACTCCTTGGCGCCCAGGAGGGGTCACGACAGTACGGGCGTGACGGACCGCGTCGTCAACCAGCTGCTGACTCAGCTGGACGGCGCCGAGGGACTGCAAG GCGTTTACGTGCTGGCCGCCACCAGTCGCCCAGACCTGATCGACCCGGCCCTGCTGCGTCCGGGCCGGCTGGACAAGTCCCTCTACTGCCCCCCGCCCGGGAAG GAGGATCGCGCGGCCATCCTGAAGGTTCTGAGCGCCGGCGTCACCTTGGCCGCCGACGTGGACCTGGACGAGCTGGCGGCGCGGACCGAAGGCTTCACCGGCGCCGACCTGAAAGCGCTGCTCTACAACGCCCAGCTGGAGGCGCTCGACGGCAGCCCGGACGCCAGCGTGTCGCGT GAGACGACGTGCGACATGAGCCTGTCGTCCATGGTGTTCCCGAACAACGGCAGCGGTTCCGATGAGCCGGTGGACAacaacggcggcggcggcccgcAGCCCACCGAGCTTCAAGTGACGGGCAAACAACAAAATGGTGGTGACGTTTGGCGACTTTACTTCGGAAGCTCCGTTGAGTCCGAGTGTGCTGAAGGGAGT GGTGTCTCTGGACAGGACTTGGACGTTCGGAACCCCGAGTCCAGTTCTTCGCCGCCCCCCCTCTCCGTGCCCTCCCTCCAGAGCGGCTTCCGGGAACTCCAGCGGGACGTCGCATGCATCAAACTCAACCACCGCAGAGCCAAT GGGGAGCGCGCGCGTGTCCAGGCCACCTCCAGCCAACCGGGCTTCCTGCTGCGTCGCTGCCACGTGCTCGCCGCTCTGGGCGCCACCAGGCCGTCGCTGGGCAAGGACGACTGGGGCAGATACGCGACGCT GTACGGGGCTTTTTCAGGAGGCAGAACCGCCACGCAGACGTTCCGACCAGGACAACGCGTGACATTAGCGTGA